One genomic window of Cinclus cinclus chromosome 6, bCinCin1.1, whole genome shotgun sequence includes the following:
- the ANKRD9 gene encoding ankyrin repeat domain-containing protein 9 isoform X1: MDGRTEGGMAIPGYGCLPHRDIAPARCPPRRRGCGWAPPANPGSSPGSPGADRPSAPAGPGRWWEAAPGGARPHAMPWSVRLVGGCGAQSQKQCKKSSFAFYQAVRDLLPVWFLEDMRTMEAFHWEDGGKVSVYSPSEALLYALVHDHQPYARHLLTKFPQSALAVPSQSFSCCQSAPHLVMAVRYNRVRVLFRILKAIQALSPSDRAAHLDRQGCSRVEGGKTALHMACELVRPECLLLLLGHGASPCLQDSAGNTPLDTLLQQISHLPAANMRAKLLCLDCLFFFVPQDLKFAMKQQLLDNRQQWQDLLGENRFQCLVGLVPPSLFVGAMRVLIRTISPEHFPEALDNLPLPHFLKPLDLKLES; the protein is encoded by the coding sequence atggatggacggacggagGGAGGGATGGCGATCCCGGGATACGGGTGTCTCCCGCACCGGGATATCGCACCGGCTCGCTGTCCCCCGCGCCGGCGGGGATGCGGGTGGGCCCCCCCGGCGAACCCCGGAAGCAGCCCGGGGAGCCCCGGCGCTGACCGCCCGTCCGCTCCCGCAGGTCCGGGCCGATGGTGGGAGGCAGCCCCCGGCGGAGCCCGGCCGCACGCCATGCCCTGGAGCGTCCGCTTGGTCGGCGGCTGCGGCGCCCAGTCCCAGAAGCAGTGCAAGAAATCCTCCTTCGCCTTCTACCAGGCTGTGAGGGACCTGCTGCCCGTCTGGTTCCTGGAGGACATGCGGACCATGGAGGCCTTCCACTGGGAGGATGGGGGTAAGGTGAGCGTGTACTCGCCCTCGGAGGCGCTGCTCTACGCGCTGGTGCACGACCATCAGCCCTACGCCCGACACCTGCTCACTAAGTTCCCCCAGAGcgccctggctgtgcccagccaaagcttcagctgctgccagtCAGCCCCGCACCTGGTCATGGCCGTCCGATACAACCGCGTCCGGGTGCTCTTCCGAATCCTCAAGGCCATCCAAGCCTTGTCCCCGAGTGACAGAGCCGCCCACCTGGACCGCCAGGGCTGCAGCCGCGTGGAGGGCGGCAAGACAGCCTTGCACATGGCCTGCGAACTGGTGCGGCCCgagtgcctgctgctgctgctggggcacgGCGCGTCGCCCTGCctgcaggacagtgctgggaaCACCCCCCTCGacaccctgctgcagcagatCTCCCACTTGCCGGCAGCTAACATGCGTGCCAAGCTCCTGTGTCTCGACTGCCTCTTCTTCTTCGTGCCTCAGGACCTCAAGTTTGCAATGAAACAGCAGCTGTTGGATAACcggcagcagtggcaggaccTCCTGGGGGAGAACAGGTTCCAGTGCCTGGTGGGCTTAGTGCCTCCATCGCTGTTTGTCGGAGCCATGCGTGTCTTGATCAGGACCATTTCACCTGAGCACTTCCCAGAGGCTCTGGATAATCTGCCTCTGCCTCATTTTCTAAAGCCTTTGGACTTGAAACTGGAGAGCTAG
- the ANKRD9 gene encoding ankyrin repeat domain-containing protein 9 isoform X2, whose translation MPWSVRLVGGCGAQSQKQCKKSSFAFYQAVRDLLPVWFLEDMRTMEAFHWEDGGKVSVYSPSEALLYALVHDHQPYARHLLTKFPQSALAVPSQSFSCCQSAPHLVMAVRYNRVRVLFRILKAIQALSPSDRAAHLDRQGCSRVEGGKTALHMACELVRPECLLLLLGHGASPCLQDSAGNTPLDTLLQQISHLPAANMRAKLLCLDCLFFFVPQDLKFAMKQQLLDNRQQWQDLLGENRFQCLVGLVPPSLFVGAMRVLIRTISPEHFPEALDNLPLPHFLKPLDLKLES comes from the coding sequence ATGCCCTGGAGCGTCCGCTTGGTCGGCGGCTGCGGCGCCCAGTCCCAGAAGCAGTGCAAGAAATCCTCCTTCGCCTTCTACCAGGCTGTGAGGGACCTGCTGCCCGTCTGGTTCCTGGAGGACATGCGGACCATGGAGGCCTTCCACTGGGAGGATGGGGGTAAGGTGAGCGTGTACTCGCCCTCGGAGGCGCTGCTCTACGCGCTGGTGCACGACCATCAGCCCTACGCCCGACACCTGCTCACTAAGTTCCCCCAGAGcgccctggctgtgcccagccaaagcttcagctgctgccagtCAGCCCCGCACCTGGTCATGGCCGTCCGATACAACCGCGTCCGGGTGCTCTTCCGAATCCTCAAGGCCATCCAAGCCTTGTCCCCGAGTGACAGAGCCGCCCACCTGGACCGCCAGGGCTGCAGCCGCGTGGAGGGCGGCAAGACAGCCTTGCACATGGCCTGCGAACTGGTGCGGCCCgagtgcctgctgctgctgctggggcacgGCGCGTCGCCCTGCctgcaggacagtgctgggaaCACCCCCCTCGacaccctgctgcagcagatCTCCCACTTGCCGGCAGCTAACATGCGTGCCAAGCTCCTGTGTCTCGACTGCCTCTTCTTCTTCGTGCCTCAGGACCTCAAGTTTGCAATGAAACAGCAGCTGTTGGATAACcggcagcagtggcaggaccTCCTGGGGGAGAACAGGTTCCAGTGCCTGGTGGGCTTAGTGCCTCCATCGCTGTTTGTCGGAGCCATGCGTGTCTTGATCAGGACCATTTCACCTGAGCACTTCCCAGAGGCTCTGGATAATCTGCCTCTGCCTCATTTTCTAAAGCCTTTGGACTTGAAACTGGAGAGCTAG